AGCTGAAAAAGACTACTGTTTTTAAACAATATACTTACATTTGTTAATAAAGGAGTAGTTTCGTTGCTTTCTGCGTCTCCGCCGATGCATTCTCTGTAcaggtctgtgtttgtgtctgtattaATGCTCATTTTCGACTCTACAAAAACTCTAAACACAAACCACACGAAACTACGGCCCGCTGCTCCGAGTCAGACTCCCCTCACAAACACTCCTGTTAGCGTATCGTAAAACTGCGAAGTTATGATCCCATCTTCTCTGAAATCGCTTTTAAACTCTCCTCTTATCACCCTGTCAGCTGCTGGCTGTTATTGTTGATCACGTGCCGGCCACTTCCGTCGCATTTGAAGTGTCAGGCGGCAGACTGTCCAATCAGAGAGCGGTCATTAGCTCGTTTGACCAATCAGGTGTCGGCTCTCGGTCGCCCGTTGATGACACAGCACGAACATGCTGGAGAGCCGAGGATGCTGAGGTGAGTCTTAATTGTGTTTTATACTTACTGTATTTCCTGCCTCATTATTGTCAAATTTATCTatcatatgtttttattttattgcttgTTTATCAATGCAGCTCTTTTGTCGTTTCAGGCTCATTTTAAGAGTCTTTCCGTGTGTACAAAGTCAAAGAAACTTAAAAACAGCCGCTTCATATCGGAGTCTCTGCTTTTCACCTTCACCGCTCTCCTTGGCTCTTTCTGCCTGTGTTTTGGGGCCAACAATGGAGCATAAACTCTACCGACCTCCTCCAGAGGTCCGGGGTATGACCTGTCTGGACAAAGAGGCATTCACACAGGCCATCACTGTCCCAGCTCTACGGGTGCCGACAGGGGTTTTAAATAAAGTGGTAAAGAGTTTGAGAAAGTCGACCATCCAGCGCCCCGGGGTACCCAGAGTGGTCCAGGATAAAGAGGAGAGTAATGACTTTCGTTTAGTCCTGTTGGACCCCCACAGAGTGACTTCAACCAGCTCCTTCAGTGAGGCTGAGGCCGAGGCTCTGAGGTCCTTCAGTGTCTCTGAGGAGCTGCAGTACTTTGATCTGAGGCTCACCTACGACAACCTGAAGAGTGAAGAGGTGCTGGAGGCCGTGCTTCCTCAGGGTCAGGATGTGACCACTTCTTTTAGCCGAGTGGGACATATCGCACACATGAACCTGAGGGACCACCAGCTGCCTTACAAGAACCTCATaggtgagaaaaaaattcaaatgataTCAATACACTACTCAAAATTTTGCCTATGTTTTAGTACATTTTCAACCGTGTCAGGTTCACAAGGGAGGAGTATCAAAATCCAGAACAAACATGGCACAGATGCAAACATGCCCGAAATGTGTGGTGCTGAATTACAAGACAGATTTTGGCGCTTCATTTTGGTACCCTACCACTCTGGTGCTATCTCCCACCACTCCTAAGGAAAGAACGAATGCTTTGCTGCCACATTAACATTGTCCCTGATGCAACACAAGTATACAAATTTAGTTTGAGCCTCTTATATGAAGAAGCtacacctgtttcctttacTTATGtactctatatatatatatgagttATTTACGAGACTGAGAAAGCTTTAATAAGCTGCCTACTTTTAAtgcactttattctcttaaatGTACAAATTCAGTCAGTGTTTAGGAACCTGCACCATTTCAAAACTAtggatttagcaccagtatcagGAAAACCATACCCAACCCTAGGTTCACCTCCTGTCACCTTCTACATACTTTTATGTTTGTGTTCCTAAAGTAGATGTGTGCCGATACCAATAATAGTGTTGAATCATGCTGGTACCAAGCCTAAGGACTCATACTCTAAAAACATTCCCATTAATACTGTTCTCAGTATCGTTTTACAGCTTGAAGTTAGGGTTAGCAAAGTGATGATATATACATGACCAAGCCTTCCAAATATTAAGAAATTTAAGGATTATATTAGCTATTCATATTAATTCTTGGTATTGGTGAGTAACCAAATGTAAGTACTTGTGCTTGTActtgatctgaataaaaatgacaacacCAAATAATGTGGCATCAACAGATGTCAATAGCATTTTATCATCTACTGTGTAGTATCAATTTAGTGCTGATATCTAGTACACCTAACTGCTTCTTCAGAGAAGGTTTTTTTGTCTGGCAGAAGAAGTTGCCTGTGATTACAGCTAtgatctgtttttgtggttAAACACAAGCGAGAACATCCGCATTTTTGTAATATGGAATGGAAAAAAGATCTGCATCGGCCGAAATGCTATTTTAAACATCAACCCGATGCATCttttgccaaaaagcatcagTATTAGCCAACCACTGTACTTAAATCAACCAACACTGCACTCTAGCTTACagcattttttgttaaaatatgactgcGTCTTTAAAGCTTTGGTTCTTTTCTGTTCTGTGGATCATTAAGAGAGACAAAGATTGCATCATTTTATTACTGGTTGTATTGATGaattttaaagtgcattatCTGCATATGAAGAGTCTGAAgttgttgcattgtttttatcttattaGAAGCAGTATCAGCATTTCATCTTTATCTTTACCAGTGTACCCCAGTCAGATGATATTATGTCAGTGGGAAAATTTCTTGGAATGAAACTGCACATAAATAGGAtagatattttcaaaatgtcacATTGAGATAGAAGCTGTATTACATATTTaactacatggacaaaaaacaatactatttattttacttaatgtgtacacacattttatttaagtaTTTGTTTCTAATCTCATCTTCCCCCACATcataaaactcacttttacagaCTTGTTTGCAAATTTCTGTTTTCCCATATTCTTTTCACTGCTCTTAATCCATTTATCCATGCCCAGTCGTTTTTGTGTTGTCCTACTCTGACAGTCCTTTGTTTCTTTTGATAAGATACTTACTCATCTCTTTTAATCATCTGGTTTATTTGGGTGGGTTTCTTCTGATGCGTTGACATCTTCTACATTGCAATagaatttaatttaattgtaTTGTCTTATTCTTTCAGCTGCATTTCAGACCTGTTCAGCTTTTGTGTTCGACTTTTTTAGAAGACTCTCTGTTTTGTCTGATTGTTAATGATGTCAAAGCACTCTGTATATATCAGTTGTTTAAAGTGCtgtataaagttatttttaaataccTACAGATGCATGATGTTCTGATCAGTACCAACTTTCAGGATTGCTAAGTGATATTGATTGCTGACTCCAGGCTTGCTTCCACTGTAGGCCAAGTCATAATGGACAAAAATCCCGGTGTCACCTGTGTGGTCAACAAGATGAACATCATCGACTCCACGTACCGCAACTTCAAGATGGAGGTTCTAGCTGGAGAGGAAAACATGGTCGCAAAAGTAAGCTAAATCACACACACCCAGTAAATATTTGTTAATGATacagacacacaaatacagCTCTAAATGACATTGACTGATTGTGGATTGTCTGTGTGCTGCAGGTGAAAGAAAACGGGGTGGCATATGAGTTTGATTTTTCTCGTGTTTACTGGAATCCTCGGCTGAGCACGGAGCACCAGCGTGTGGTGCAGCTTGTCAAACGTGGCGATACCGTGTTTGATGTGTTTGCTGGGGTCGGTCCCTTTGCCATCCCCGCTGCCCGCTCCGGTGCCAACGTGCTGGCAAACGATCTGAACCCAGAGTCGTACCGATGGCTTCAGCACAACTGCAAACTCAATAAGGTGGAAAGCAAAGTCCGAACCTTCAACCTGGATGGCCGAGCGTTTATCCGGGGACCGGTGAAGCAGGAGCTGCCAGCACTGCTGAAGGGAAAAGAAAGTATCCATGTGGTGATGAACCTGCCTGCATTGGCTCTAGACTTCCTGGATGCTTTTAGAGGCTTGCTACACCAGGACTGCATCTGTGAAGGAAGCCTACCCACAGTGCACTGCTACGGCTTCTCCAAAGATAACGACCCCGAGACAGATGTCGTGAAGAGGGCATCCTGCAGCCTGGGATATCCCCTGGAGAAACAGTGTTCTGTACATTTTGTGCGTAATGTAGCCCCCAACAAGGATATGATGTGTGTGACATTCACACTTCCTAAAGATGTCCTCTTCAGCAGTGATCAAGAACAGACAGGTGAggatttaatcatttatcagtGGTCAATTAAAGCCTCTGTGAGGAATTTTTCTGTTATGAAACTGACTGAAACTTACACTGATGTCTCTCAAGTTTCACAAAAACAAGATCATCAAGggcatgtttgacttttttaaatattgcaaTACCTCTGACTGCTGCCAGAGGGTAAGCAACAGGCAAAAAGATGATCAACACTAAAATGATGATCAGCACTAAAAAGATGATCAGCACTGAGGGTTTAGGAGAGATTGTAGGCTGTAATGAACAGATGGTGTTTCAGAAGGTTTTAAAACACGTTTAAAGATAAAGCACCCCCAGGGGTTATGACCCCAGATCGGGAACCAATGCCTGGAGTCCACAAAATAGGCCAGTAGACATTTCTCAAAGCCTGGCAGTTACCAAGTGCTACACCACTGATAAATCACAGGGCCTGTGGTCTATGTTGTTTAGAtgtattcatacatttttgtgGCTCGCATTGGCTATCTGTGTAGGCCTCTACATAGGGCTCATGGCTATgctaaggcaggggttctcaaactttttgggGCTtgggaccccttacagggcagaaaattCTCCAAGGACCTCCACATAATCTTCAAGCTGGTGAAACATATGTTAACTGCTATTCGTActcctagatgctgtattttaaactcttcaaccttAATACAAGTTCTTGTCAAATTGAGTATGACTTCTAATGTTTTTGTtatcctttgagcagccaaataagaatCCCCTGTGCTTTTTCTAAGGTTTTGATCAGATTCACATTCATGTTTTCTGGCGGATGTATTCCTTACCCTTTTGTCggaaaaaatcttttgttttgtccttaaactctgcatgctttatCAGATGACGCTTTAGCTTGGCaggcttcatggcttcacagtttcacatgaagacacacatcacattttggtcttctgtcgctgttttcaataaaaccaaactccagatagCTGTcgtcatattttctcagtttagctggtttgggcctaACATCACTTGTTGATGTGGACAcgcttaaatatttatccattgttgtttgctggacctgcacaccagATGCAtcctgagcaaagtgactgatgcgTGAGGAGTGATAGATTAACATGATatgtcacaatcatatctgagtttttattggcccaaagctgacttatgtgggagtcattggtttagtatggttgttttatggcgCTCTGATCTCTATATGTATTTACTGGCTTTCTAATGACATGGTATTacttaaatcttttttattctgCAGACCCCAGTTTTAGAACCACTGTGCTAAGGCATAGGTTTGatgcagaagtataaatcaggtTTCATACATTTACAGCATAAAATAAGACTGCTTTGTCCACATgggggcaccaaaatcaacataaactttaagttttatattaaagatcaaatattatgcaaattacactttttcaggcttttctaacaaaaatatgcgCCCCTGGTCcatccacaatccccccaagaatcaaaAACATCCATTCCCtgcccccctctctttctccacctttcagaaaatgtgtgctgaaacaagccgttctcaaattttccccttatgatgtcatgtggggagttagcaccacccccagccCATTAAtatacacagaaacagctcattctgagcagagctgtgacagaggggtttttagacatgcaaaaatccaatactggagtgttttttttcagcaacaaacttcacaggcatgttttagggacctctgatatcaatatgaacttgtcttaagaggtaaaatatgtgacctttaaggtaAGGGGCAGTGTCTCAGAGAATGGGAGGCTTATAAATTAAGTCTGCCCTGAGAAGCATTTCACAACAAAAGCTTAAAAGTAATTTTATAAGTTTTTTGGGACTGATTTATAATAATTTTTCATGCAACTTCTTTCAATTTCTTGTATAAAAGTATGAAGACGAGCTTTGCATTTTTGACATTAAGTTGTTAAAAATGAAGATATTACAAAATATAACCCTCAGCTATGGAAAACTGTAATCTCTGAATAATTCACTTGTCTGTCTGCTCACTGATATGATTTATGATTATCAACAGactgagatactaaaaataacACCAGTCATTGTTGTTTGTGCCGTCTTTGGTTTTCAGTGTACCGGTACTATTGATATGCTTatgctttttttcagtttgatgaACAGTAAGGTTgtatatgatttaaaaaaaatttgtttcTCCACAGAGCCATCGGAGGAACcagcagcaaagaaaaagaaatgtgaagaAGCTCCAGATTccatgtaaaaatcattttgacCTGACATTGAGGGATGCAAGGAAACTTTTGAGTTTGGATCATTTTTGTTCATCAAagtattagattattttttatcagatgTCATTGTATCCTGTTGTGAGAAAAAATTTATCACAACTGTTGTTCAGAAGTGGACATTTCAGTTATCtcacttttaaataaatgtaaaatgataGAAACATTGCGTTTGGTCAcagatgttttttaatattcaaataagaaaatataaaaacaatcacacaaCCCCTGACAATAATTCAGAGAAGCTTTTCCCTGCTCCACATGGACAGCAGCAGGTTTTTAGAGTCCTTTTAGATCACATTTCTCACCAGTGTCTGTCATGAATGTGTTCATCCTCTAGGAGGGAACAGCCCACTGAAAGCGTCCTGAATGGCTCGATGACAGGCCAAAGCAGAGGTGTATCCTCCAGCTGTGTCCTGGGGCATGGCAGCCCGCACGTGGTTCAGATACCTGAGAACACACAGAGAGCGCCCTGGTCAGAAACAGCAGTGAGctattttgtaaataaagtgACTGAGTGGCAGCCTGAGCGCCAGTTTAAAAGGCAGTTCCTGTGAGTGTAACTTGAGTGAAAGTTTATTCTTCATTAAATCCACActtgaagttattttctctggCTCTCTGCGACCCTTTGGCCCTTTGATGAGATCAACGAAGACAGACGTACCCATACACTAACACTGGAGCACCTTGTGCCTAAAAGCCTCTCCAACATGGCTCTATTAAAGTATTATggttgtcttttattttttaagtgctTACAGATGTAGCCTGCCAAAGCCCCTTTTCAGGTTCCTAAGCGAAGCCAAAAGTCACTGTTTATTTTCACAGTCGtgcacagacagaaaaacagtcGAGCTGCTAATCTAGTCTCCAAATCTTGTCCCCACACAGAAAGATTCCCTTCTACTCATGACTCATGTGAGTAAAAGGGAGTTTAACCTGTGCCCTCCACCCAGTCTAATCCTTCCTTTACTGTTCTGTGCCATCAAAAAGTGACGCACACATGTTCTGGGCCACTTTCTCGTAGCATGTGTCTACAAAGCTAAAAAGCAAAATCCTCCAGCAACTGAGACAACACGTAGCTCTGCCTGTCAGTACCCCCCCAACAGCACCACCTCCCTCCACCCTGCCCTGCT
This genomic window from Cheilinus undulatus linkage group 18, ASM1832078v1, whole genome shotgun sequence contains:
- the trmt5 gene encoding tRNA (guanine(37)-N1)-methyltransferase, producing MLRLILRVFPCVQSQRNLKTAASYRSLCFSPSPLSLALSACVLGPTMEHKLYRPPPEVRGMTCLDKEAFTQAITVPALRVPTGVLNKVVKSLRKSTIQRPGVPRVVQDKEESNDFRLVLLDPHRVTSTSSFSEAEAEALRSFSVSEELQYFDLRLTYDNLKSEEVLEAVLPQGQDVTTSFSRVGHIAHMNLRDHQLPYKNLIGQVIMDKNPGVTCVVNKMNIIDSTYRNFKMEVLAGEENMVAKVKENGVAYEFDFSRVYWNPRLSTEHQRVVQLVKRGDTVFDVFAGVGPFAIPAARSGANVLANDLNPESYRWLQHNCKLNKVESKVRTFNLDGRAFIRGPVKQELPALLKGKESIHVVMNLPALALDFLDAFRGLLHQDCICEGSLPTVHCYGFSKDNDPETDVVKRASCSLGYPLEKQCSVHFVRNVAPNKDMMCVTFTLPKDVLFSSDQEQTEPSEEPAAKKKKCEEAPDSM